In one window of Streptomyces sp. FXJ1.172 DNA:
- a CDS encoding Txe/YoeB family addiction module toxin: MRSVHFDPAAWEDFLFRLGSDRGMARRITRLIAEVQRTPFTGIGKPEPLKSDLSGYWSRRIDDEHRLVYRVNEKEVKILKARYHY, translated from the coding sequence GTGAGGAGCGTCCACTTCGACCCGGCCGCATGGGAGGACTTCCTGTTCCGGCTCGGCTCGGACCGCGGCATGGCCCGCAGGATCACACGGCTGATCGCTGAGGTCCAGCGCACCCCCTTCACCGGCATCGGCAAGCCGGAACCCCTGAAGAGCGACCTGTCCGGCTACTGGTCACGCCGGATCGACGACGAGCACCGGCTCGTGTACCGGGTGAACGAGAAGGAAGTCAAGATCCTCAAGGCCCGCTACCACTACTGA
- the pglY gene encoding BREX-2 system ATPase PglY yields the protein MAQPPLLRDVIDIKESISTSDFVLSLAEATTPEGAEHALKDYVVTERLLENFDEALKLIKSSLDGHRSKAAYLHGSFGSGKSHFMAVLYALLSGDPAARARTEFDPVLTKHEWLTTDGKKFLLVPYHMLGAKALEQRVLGGYVTHVKKLHPEAPTPQVYRTDSLFADIRAMRANMGDEAVIRGLGTSDADDGEEDEWGEGFAWTPQLLDTALAAEENHEAGTPLNLRNPSTPAELRAKLVNDASTNLLPGFAKNAVEDEHGFISLDAGLSVIAEHAKSIGYDGLILFMDELILWLATLIHDQKFVAREASKITNFVEGGDARRAIPVVSFIARQRDLRELVGEEVSGAAESSIQDTLNLASGRFDKITLEDRNLPQIAHARLLKPKDAEAERLVDAAFEQTKRVGSQVWDTLLGSEKGTTGADAESFRLTYPFSPAFMDTLVHISSALQRSRTGLKLMGQLLADHRNEIRLGQLVPVGDLYPVIAEGGDKPFTDSLKVVFEAADKLYKTKLRPYLLSSYDITEDDVEQYVNRPETVSDPQRANRCRMFVGDNRLVCTLLLSALAPSVPALAELTIRRLGALNHGSVLAPIPGAEVGIIKNKVAEWAARFPEIKETGTDANPGVRLELSGVDVDSVIANAQVNDNPGNRVALARRLLSEELGVEHGQLSDQLSFTWRGTARTAEIVFGNVADEDELPDHDLMPQEEGHWRLAIDLPFDEGEWGPVEDVNRIRRLRERQQGERSRIVAWLPAHLSAQRFADFRRLVVIDKALADEHRFDTQYAGHLNADNRSRAKGLLETQREALLKQVKGAFKQAYGLAQKQAADVVPDFDDHLVALPDVDGLTLSFGQSLHDGIRHVAGKLLAHQYPAHPDLDPDATGIAVKSIDTKKVFTHVRAAAEARDGRVEVPAADRKLMQRIAGPLRLGQQKEAYFELSRYWADHFRQLASAQGVTGDLSLITLTDWTDKPDPRGLPDFLARLVVAAFAEMDDRVWVRGGTVLDPAPELSAIKDHDALRSQPLPAESDWDTARQRFETVFGQKAPALRRGRMVNQFARQIIEAARAHRDHAADLVHQLEAHASFLGLDQTADTGRLALARRSLQLLDALTAEAGKGAAGAKRTVEALASFDLGETSADRYGTSIKQARSVAEAVASAPWSTLELAAGLGPEGAALLDSLRNVARDDQRTADLRDALTRTQREVVALVKRSQAAATPPPPPIAPQPTADDLSLNTPTSDPRIPYTPQEAPTPASSGSGTARTSGGRRTTVSRAAADLQAELSELAARHPDATIEISWKVVE from the coding sequence ATGGCCCAGCCGCCCCTCCTCCGCGATGTCATCGACATCAAGGAGTCCATCTCCACCTCGGACTTCGTGCTGTCCCTCGCCGAGGCGACGACACCCGAGGGCGCCGAGCACGCGCTCAAGGACTACGTCGTCACCGAGCGGCTGCTGGAGAACTTCGACGAGGCGCTGAAGCTCATCAAGTCCTCGCTCGACGGGCACCGCTCCAAGGCGGCCTACCTGCACGGCTCGTTCGGTTCCGGTAAGTCGCACTTCATGGCCGTGCTGTACGCGCTGCTCAGCGGCGACCCGGCTGCCCGAGCTCGTACCGAGTTCGACCCGGTGCTGACCAAACACGAGTGGCTGACCACGGACGGCAAGAAGTTCCTGCTCGTGCCGTACCACATGCTCGGTGCGAAGGCCCTCGAACAGCGGGTGCTCGGCGGGTACGTCACGCACGTCAAGAAGCTGCACCCGGAGGCCCCGACCCCGCAGGTGTACCGGACGGACTCCCTCTTCGCCGACATCCGTGCCATGCGCGCCAACATGGGCGACGAGGCCGTCATCCGCGGTCTGGGAACCAGCGACGCGGACGACGGGGAAGAGGACGAGTGGGGCGAAGGCTTCGCCTGGACCCCGCAGCTCCTCGACACCGCGCTCGCGGCCGAGGAGAACCACGAGGCCGGCACCCCGCTCAACCTCCGCAACCCCTCCACCCCGGCCGAACTCCGCGCCAAGCTGGTCAACGACGCCAGCACCAACCTCCTCCCCGGCTTCGCCAAGAACGCCGTCGAGGACGAGCACGGCTTCATCTCCCTGGACGCCGGTCTGTCCGTCATCGCCGAGCACGCCAAGTCGATCGGCTACGACGGACTCATCCTGTTCATGGACGAACTGATCCTCTGGCTCGCCACCCTCATCCACGACCAGAAGTTCGTGGCGCGCGAGGCCAGCAAGATCACGAATTTCGTCGAGGGTGGGGATGCCCGCCGTGCCATTCCCGTCGTGTCGTTCATCGCCCGCCAGCGCGACCTGCGCGAACTCGTCGGTGAAGAGGTCTCCGGTGCTGCCGAGTCCTCCATCCAGGACACCTTGAACCTTGCCTCCGGTCGCTTCGACAAGATCACTCTGGAGGACCGCAACCTCCCGCAGATCGCCCACGCCCGCCTCCTCAAGCCCAAGGACGCCGAGGCGGAACGGCTCGTCGACGCGGCCTTCGAGCAGACCAAGCGGGTCGGGTCGCAGGTCTGGGACACCCTCCTCGGCTCGGAGAAGGGCACGACCGGCGCGGACGCCGAGTCGTTCCGGCTGACGTACCCCTTCTCGCCGGCCTTCATGGACACCCTCGTCCACATCTCGTCCGCGCTGCAGCGCTCCCGCACCGGTCTGAAGCTGATGGGCCAGCTCCTCGCCGACCATCGCAACGAGATCCGGCTCGGGCAGCTCGTCCCCGTCGGTGACCTCTACCCGGTGATCGCGGAGGGCGGTGACAAGCCGTTCACCGACAGCCTGAAGGTCGTCTTCGAGGCGGCCGACAAGCTGTACAAGACCAAGCTGCGGCCGTACCTGCTCAGCTCGTACGACATCACCGAGGACGACGTCGAGCAGTACGTCAACCGGCCCGAGACCGTCTCCGACCCGCAGCGCGCCAACCGCTGCCGGATGTTCGTCGGTGACAACCGCCTCGTCTGCACGCTCCTGCTGTCCGCGCTCGCGCCCAGCGTGCCCGCCCTGGCCGAGCTGACCATCCGGCGGCTCGGCGCGCTCAACCACGGGTCGGTCCTCGCGCCGATCCCGGGCGCCGAGGTCGGCATCATCAAGAACAAGGTCGCGGAGTGGGCGGCCAGGTTCCCCGAGATCAAGGAGACCGGCACCGACGCCAACCCGGGCGTACGGCTGGAGCTGTCCGGCGTCGACGTGGACTCCGTCATCGCCAACGCCCAGGTCAACGACAACCCCGGCAACCGGGTCGCGCTCGCCCGCCGCCTGCTGTCGGAGGAACTGGGCGTCGAGCACGGTCAGTTGAGCGATCAGTTGAGCTTCACCTGGCGCGGCACCGCCCGCACCGCCGAGATCGTCTTCGGCAACGTCGCCGACGAGGACGAGCTGCCCGACCACGACCTGATGCCGCAGGAGGAGGGCCACTGGCGCCTCGCCATAGACCTCCCCTTCGACGAGGGGGAGTGGGGTCCGGTCGAGGACGTCAACCGGATCCGGCGGCTGCGTGAGCGCCAGCAGGGCGAGCGGTCCCGTATCGTCGCCTGGCTGCCCGCCCACCTGTCCGCGCAGCGCTTCGCCGACTTCCGGCGTCTCGTCGTCATCGACAAGGCCCTGGCCGACGAGCACCGCTTCGACACCCAGTACGCCGGCCACCTCAACGCCGACAACCGCAGCCGCGCCAAGGGGCTCCTCGAAACCCAGCGCGAGGCCCTGCTCAAGCAGGTCAAGGGCGCCTTCAAGCAGGCGTACGGGCTCGCCCAGAAGCAGGCCGCCGACGTCGTACCCGACTTCGACGACCACCTCGTCGCGCTCCCGGACGTGGACGGCCTCACCCTGTCCTTCGGGCAGAGCCTGCACGACGGCATCCGGCATGTCGCGGGCAAGCTGCTCGCCCATCAGTATCCGGCGCACCCCGACCTCGACCCCGATGCCACCGGCATCGCAGTCAAGTCCATCGACACGAAAAAGGTGTTCACGCACGTCCGGGCCGCCGCAGAAGCGCGCGATGGGCGGGTGGAGGTCCCCGCCGCGGACCGCAAGCTCATGCAGCGGATCGCCGGGCCCCTGCGCCTCGGGCAGCAGAAGGAGGCGTACTTCGAGCTGTCCCGCTATTGGGCCGACCACTTCCGCCAGCTCGCCAGCGCCCAGGGCGTCACCGGGGACCTGTCTCTGATCACCCTGACCGACTGGACCGACAAGCCCGACCCGCGCGGCCTGCCCGACTTCCTCGCCCGGCTCGTCGTCGCCGCCTTCGCCGAGATGGACGACCGGGTGTGGGTGCGCGGCGGTACCGTACTCGATCCCGCACCCGAACTGTCCGCGATCAAGGACCATGACGCGCTGCGCAGCCAGCCGCTGCCCGCCGAGTCCGACTGGGACACGGCACGGCAACGCTTCGAGACGGTCTTCGGGCAGAAGGCGCCCGCCCTCCGGCGCGGCCGGATGGTCAACCAGTTCGCCCGCCAGATCATCGAGGCCGCCCGCGCCCACCGGGACCACGCGGCCGACCTGGTACACCAGTTGGAGGCCCATGCCTCCTTCCTCGGCCTCGACCAGACCGCCGACACGGGTCGGCTCGCCCTCGCCCGCCGCTCCCTGCAACTGCTGGACGCGCTCACGGCGGAGGCGGGCAAGGGTGCCGCCGGGGCGAAGAGGACCGTGGAGGCCCTCGCCTCCTTCGACCTGGGCGAGACCAGCGCCGACCGGTACGGCACCTCCATCAAGCAGGCTCGCAGCGTCGCGGAGGCAGTCGCCTCCGCGCCCTGGAGCACCCTCGAACTCGCCGCCGGACTCGGCCCCGAGGGCGCGGCACTGCTCGACTCCCTGCGCAACGTGGCCCGCGACGACCAGCGCACCGCGGACCTGCGCGACGCCCTGACCCGCACCCAGCGCGAGGTCGTCGCCCTGGTCAAGCGCAGCCAGGCCGCCGCCACCCCGCCGCCCCCTCCCATCGCGCCCCAGCCCACGGCCGACGACCTGTCCCTGAACACGCCGACCAGCGACCCACGCATCCCCTACACCCCGCAGGAGGCACCCACACCGGCCTCCTCGGGCAGCGGCACCGCGCGGACGTCCGGTGGACGCCGTACGACCGTGTCACGCGCCGCCGCCGACCTCCAGGCGGAACTGTCCGAACTGGCCGCCCGCCACCCCGACGCGACCATCGAGATCAGCTGGAAGGTCGTGGAATGA
- a CDS encoding DUF397 domain-containing protein: MSGEKGGPDSDGLAWFKSSYSAGDGGQCVEVAAGIGTVHVRDSKDTTRAALAVAPTAWTAFVEFAAL; this comes from the coding sequence ATGAGCGGGGAAAAGGGCGGGCCGGACTCCGATGGCCTGGCGTGGTTCAAGAGCAGTTACAGCGCTGGTGACGGGGGCCAGTGCGTTGAGGTTGCGGCTGGGATAGGCACCGTTCACGTCCGCGACTCGAAGGACACGACCCGCGCCGCACTGGCCGTAGCCCCCACGGCGTGGACCGCGTTCGTCGAGTTCGCGGCACTCTGA
- a CDS encoding ATP-binding protein: MKSATPPNGHMPQHPAPAREFTMRFTSTPRGARLARRLVSHRLNDWGHPYATPANETLTLITAELTANAVCHGHVPGRDFRLKLTLDEDAFRIEVTDTRAEKQPSPVPWAPGSLSESGRGLHLVAALADDWGVIPRPAAPGKTVWAELRVPTGGHQHTHLAAPCPADSASAYGHNTESLAATSSRQRDGLGLQPGDASYGGRRR, translated from the coding sequence ATGAAGTCAGCAACTCCCCCGAACGGGCATATGCCACAGCACCCCGCACCCGCACGCGAGTTCACCATGCGGTTCACCTCAACCCCACGCGGTGCACGCCTGGCCCGCCGACTCGTCTCGCACCGCTTGAACGACTGGGGCCACCCCTACGCGACCCCCGCCAACGAGACGCTCACCCTCATCACGGCTGAACTCACCGCCAACGCCGTATGCCACGGCCACGTCCCGGGCAGGGACTTCCGCCTCAAACTCACCCTGGACGAGGACGCCTTCCGCATCGAGGTGACCGACACCCGCGCCGAGAAACAGCCCTCGCCCGTTCCCTGGGCTCCCGGCTCCCTGTCTGAGTCCGGCCGCGGCCTCCACCTTGTCGCCGCCCTCGCGGACGACTGGGGCGTCATTCCTCGCCCGGCAGCCCCTGGCAAGACAGTATGGGCCGAACTGCGCGTACCGACCGGAGGCCACCAGCACACGCACCTGGCAGCCCCTTGTCCGGCAGACTCGGCATCGGCGTACGGGCACAACACCGAGTCACTTGCGGCTACTTCTTCACGGCAGCGCGACGGCCTCGGGTTGCAGCCTGGGGACGCCAGTTACGGAGGTCGTCGTCGGTGA
- a CDS encoding DUF6879 family protein, protein MFDSFPSGVSERMDRPTYHADFGRVYKTGIGFLNKLERGQHFKERGFASWEAFAAGDWTRALSLADERRDDYARELQKAAQLGIRHRRLRVVEFPITPYVQWEFFVLRVRVDLGDDIKVLDARKISDIEKDRPVPEVVILGDVAMYEVVYDDDGNAAGANRFTERALIRETSLGFDTLYERGEGFYDFFEREIVPLAPPHGSGTRTGSPGSW, encoded by the coding sequence GTGTTTGATTCTTTCCCCAGCGGTGTTTCCGAGCGTATGGATCGCCCCACGTACCACGCGGACTTCGGCCGGGTCTACAAAACCGGTATCGGTTTCCTGAACAAGCTCGAACGCGGGCAGCATTTCAAGGAGCGGGGCTTCGCCAGCTGGGAGGCTTTCGCCGCCGGTGACTGGACGAGGGCACTGTCCCTAGCCGACGAGAGGCGCGACGACTACGCGCGGGAACTCCAGAAGGCGGCGCAACTGGGCATCCGGCATCGCCGCCTTCGCGTCGTGGAGTTCCCGATCACACCGTACGTGCAGTGGGAGTTTTTCGTGCTGCGGGTGCGCGTGGACCTGGGCGACGACATCAAAGTGCTCGATGCTCGCAAGATCTCGGACATCGAGAAGGACCGTCCGGTACCGGAGGTGGTGATTCTCGGGGACGTGGCGATGTATGAGGTGGTGTACGACGACGACGGGAACGCGGCCGGCGCCAACCGCTTCACCGAGCGAGCGCTGATCCGGGAAACGTCGCTCGGATTCGACACGCTCTACGAGCGGGGTGAGGGTTTCTACGACTTCTTCGAGCGGGAGATCGTTCCGCTTGCCCCGCCCCATGGGTCCGGCACTCGGACGGGTTCTCCCGGTTCGTGGTGA
- a CDS encoding tetratricopeptide repeat protein yields MRGGMDGHAEDRGRVYQASGDQHINEHHHYGGDTSGPLGPDSVRRPAVGRPPVVLRDRTEVMERLRASVDAGRGGEVYVLYGMGGSGKTAVACAFFQVATGEYGRAGLWVNASDRASLRAGMLAVAADRGAGDGELLAARNGLRPAADLVWQHLDHSAEPWLLVLDNADEPEILRDGSWLRTSPRGTVVVTTRRAAARWWPGAELQHIGVLPREDAALVLCDLAPDSGTAEQAAQIADRLGRLPLALTLAGGFLSHQVLDPWTMDAYGHHLDEDERVQLIDQGADALSEADPRHLVGMTWQLTLDTFEARGLPEAAALLRLLARFAPEPLPLSLLNRADISGVLPRARTETALRALLDQSLTELVDVGVRCVQSHGVLLDSVSAATPAERLPALDTTAVRLLDAAIPAVPDAGPHDPRLRLLVPHALALLRRIGEPSTLAAALAVATRLSVALHRTGDYLSAWDTSRTAADLAQPLLGEDHRLVLATRSRAGRALFRLGRYAEAESSLRSVRAAQERLFGADDPDTLDSGYGLQLVLANLGRREESLALLQAVVTGRRTTLGRAHPLTLRARASLLEMLPASEVVTEEGGALLSLPSECARLLGPDHTVTLGAGHNHAWALYLLGRFEEADEEIRPVAEAYVRRFGPEYPIVLAARQLFSRTRSALGHVDAGIELMTDVVARRERGLGPEHPFTVASRRLLDEYRSGRWRPPQPPGA; encoded by the coding sequence ATGAGGGGCGGGATGGACGGTCACGCCGAGGACCGGGGGCGTGTCTATCAGGCGTCGGGCGACCAGCACATCAACGAACACCACCATTACGGCGGCGACACGTCCGGGCCGCTCGGCCCGGACTCGGTCCGCCGCCCGGCGGTCGGGCGGCCTCCGGTCGTACTGCGCGACCGCACCGAGGTGATGGAACGCCTGCGGGCAAGCGTCGATGCAGGGCGCGGCGGCGAGGTCTACGTGCTCTACGGCATGGGCGGCTCCGGCAAGACAGCGGTCGCCTGTGCCTTCTTCCAGGTGGCCACCGGCGAATACGGCCGGGCGGGCCTGTGGGTCAACGCCTCCGATCGTGCGAGCCTGCGCGCCGGCATGCTGGCTGTCGCCGCGGACCGGGGGGCGGGCGACGGCGAACTGCTGGCTGCCCGCAACGGCCTCCGTCCTGCAGCCGATCTCGTCTGGCAGCATCTCGACCACTCCGCCGAGCCCTGGCTGCTGGTCCTCGACAACGCCGACGAGCCGGAGATCCTGCGGGACGGCAGCTGGCTGCGCACCAGCCCACGCGGCACCGTCGTGGTGACCACCCGCCGGGCAGCCGCTCGCTGGTGGCCAGGGGCCGAACTGCAGCACATCGGCGTACTGCCGCGGGAGGACGCCGCACTCGTCCTGTGCGACCTCGCCCCGGACAGCGGTACGGCGGAGCAGGCGGCGCAGATCGCGGACCGCCTCGGGCGGCTGCCCCTCGCCCTCACCCTGGCCGGCGGCTTCCTCTCCCATCAGGTGCTCGACCCGTGGACGATGGATGCCTACGGGCACCATCTCGACGAAGACGAACGGGTCCAGCTCATCGACCAAGGTGCTGACGCGTTGTCCGAGGCGGACCCGCGGCACCTGGTCGGCATGACCTGGCAGCTGACACTCGACACGTTCGAGGCGCGCGGGCTGCCCGAAGCGGCGGCACTGCTCAGACTGCTGGCCCGGTTCGCTCCGGAGCCACTGCCGCTGTCCCTGCTCAACCGCGCCGACATCAGCGGCGTCCTCCCCCGCGCCCGTACCGAAACAGCGCTGAGGGCCCTGCTCGACCAGTCGCTGACCGAACTGGTCGACGTCGGCGTGCGCTGCGTACAGAGCCATGGAGTGCTGCTCGACAGCGTCTCGGCGGCGACACCCGCGGAACGGCTACCCGCTCTCGACACGACGGCCGTCCGGCTGCTCGACGCGGCCATTCCCGCCGTACCCGACGCGGGCCCCCATGATCCGCGGCTGCGGCTGCTGGTCCCTCATGCGCTCGCCCTGCTGCGACGCATCGGCGAACCGTCGACGCTGGCCGCTGCCCTGGCCGTCGCGACCCGGCTGTCGGTCGCCCTGCACCGCACCGGGGACTACCTCTCGGCCTGGGACACCTCCCGTACCGCGGCGGACCTCGCACAGCCGCTGCTCGGCGAGGATCACCGTCTGGTCCTGGCCACCCGTTCCCGGGCCGGCCGGGCGCTGTTCCGACTGGGCAGGTACGCCGAAGCCGAGTCGTCGCTCCGCAGTGTCCGTGCCGCCCAGGAGAGACTGTTCGGGGCCGACGACCCCGACACCCTGGACAGCGGCTACGGCCTCCAGCTCGTGCTGGCGAACCTGGGCAGACGCGAGGAATCGCTCGCCCTTCTGCAGGCCGTCGTCACCGGTCGGCGCACGACACTGGGCCGTGCGCACCCACTGACCCTGCGCGCCCGCGCCAGTCTGCTGGAGATGCTGCCCGCCTCCGAGGTGGTCACCGAAGAAGGCGGCGCACTGCTTTCGCTGCCGTCGGAATGCGCCCGGCTCCTCGGCCCCGATCACACGGTGACGCTGGGCGCCGGACACAACCACGCCTGGGCGCTGTACCTCCTGGGCCGTTTCGAGGAGGCCGACGAGGAGATCCGGCCGGTCGCCGAAGCGTATGTGCGGCGCTTCGGGCCCGAGTACCCGATCGTGCTCGCGGCCCGGCAGCTCTTCTCCCGGACCCGGTCCGCGCTCGGTCACGTGGATGCGGGGATCGAGCTGATGACCGATGTCGTCGCGCGGCGCGAACGCGGCCTGGGCCCCGAGCACCCCTTCACGGTCGCGAGCCGTCGGCTGCTGGACGAATACCGATCGGGTCGCTGGCGCCCGCCGCAGCCGCCTGGCGCATGA
- a CDS encoding helix-turn-helix domain-containing protein, giving the protein MDDEVQQPEYEFGAGILCVFGRQLKLFRERAGMDRAKLGSLTGYSASTMASFEQGRRIPPPKFIDQADEVLGAGGVLSASKEEVARAQYPAFFRDAAKLEAEAVELHVYDTQLVNGLLQTEDYARAVFAMWQPLLDEALIEQRVAARLARQEIFSRRPAPHLSFVIEEAVLLRPLGGEAVWRGQLEHLMLIAEKRNVVIQVMPLSRQEHAGLAGPFTLMETKDGRRIAYTEVQGDSRVHTERVKVRALERTYGILRAQAHTPTESLALIEKLLGER; this is encoded by the coding sequence GTGGACGACGAGGTTCAGCAGCCGGAGTACGAGTTCGGGGCGGGCATTCTGTGTGTGTTCGGGCGGCAGCTGAAGCTGTTCCGGGAACGGGCGGGGATGGACCGCGCGAAACTCGGGTCGCTGACCGGGTACTCGGCCTCGACGATGGCGTCGTTCGAGCAGGGGAGACGTATTCCGCCGCCGAAGTTCATCGACCAGGCGGATGAAGTGCTGGGGGCGGGTGGGGTGTTGAGCGCGAGCAAGGAGGAGGTGGCTCGGGCTCAGTATCCGGCGTTCTTTCGAGATGCAGCCAAGTTGGAAGCCGAGGCGGTTGAACTTCATGTGTATGACACTCAGTTGGTCAACGGCCTATTGCAGACTGAGGACTACGCGCGAGCGGTGTTTGCCATGTGGCAGCCACTGCTGGACGAAGCGCTCATCGAGCAGCGAGTGGCCGCACGACTGGCACGGCAGGAGATCTTCTCCCGACGCCCCGCGCCGCATCTGAGCTTCGTGATCGAGGAGGCTGTCCTGCTCCGGCCGCTCGGCGGGGAGGCCGTCTGGCGAGGCCAGTTGGAGCACCTCATGCTGATCGCGGAGAAGCGCAACGTGGTGATCCAGGTGATGCCGTTGTCCCGCCAGGAACATGCGGGGCTCGCTGGCCCGTTCACCTTGATGGAGACCAAGGATGGGCGCAGGATCGCGTACACGGAGGTACAAGGCGACAGCCGTGTGCACACGGAGCGTGTGAAGGTGCGAGCACTTGAGCGTACGTACGGGATCCTTCGCGCGCAGGCCCACACTCCGACAGAATCGCTGGCGTTGATCGAGAAGTTGCTGGGAGAGAGATGA
- a CDS encoding type II toxin-antitoxin system Phd/YefM family antitoxin yields MTISASEARKDLFPLIKRVNDDHTPVRISSKSGDAVLMSAEDYDSWQETVYLLRSPANARSLMEAVARDRAGEAVVTRTMAELEELAGDG; encoded by the coding sequence ATGACCATAAGCGCCAGCGAGGCCCGCAAGGACCTCTTCCCGCTCATCAAGCGCGTCAACGACGACCACACTCCCGTGCGTATCAGCTCCAAGAGCGGCGACGCGGTACTGATGTCCGCCGAGGACTACGACTCCTGGCAGGAGACCGTCTACCTGCTGCGCTCTCCCGCCAACGCGCGCAGCCTCATGGAAGCCGTCGCACGGGACAGGGCCGGCGAGGCCGTGGTCACCAGGACCATGGCAGAGCTGGAAGAGCTGGCGGGTGACGGGTGA